From Patescibacteria group bacterium, one genomic window encodes:
- the rpsM gene encoding 30S ribosomal protein S13 — translation MAVRIAGVTIPNEKRVEISLTYIFGIGLSASQKILKTANIDPSRRVKDLTEEEINKLRTLIEKQHRVEGDLKREIAGNIKRLKEIGSYRGMRHVRGLPVRGQRTKTNNRTVRGNVKKTAGSGRKPAAQKT, via the coding sequence ATGGCCGTAAGAATAGCCGGAGTAACAATTCCAAATGAAAAAAGGGTGGAGATTTCTTTAACCTATATTTTTGGCATTGGCCTTTCCGCTTCCCAAAAAATATTAAAAACGGCCAATATAGATCCGAGCAGGAGAGTGAAAGATTTAACCGAAGAAGAAATAAATAAATTAAGAACTTTGATAGAAAAACAACATCGGGTAGAAGGCGATCTGAAAAGGGAAATAGCCGGCAATATCAAGCGCTTGAAAGAAATCGGCAGCTACCGGGGAATGAGGCATGTTAGGGGTTTGCCGGTGAGGGGACAGAGAACCAAAACCAATAACCGAACCGTGCGCGGCAATGTCAAGAAAACCGCCGGGTCGGGGAGAAAGCCGGCGGCGCAAAAAACGTAA
- the rpmJ gene encoding 50S ribosomal protein L36: MKVRASAKKICKDCKVVRRKGRVRVICKNPKHKQRQG, translated from the coding sequence ATGAAAGTCAGAGCAAGCGCAAAAAAAATCTGCAAAGACTGCAAAGTGGTCCGCCGCAAGGGTAGAGTGCGGGTGATATGCAAAAATCCCAAGCATAAACAACGTCAAGGTTAA
- the rpsK gene encoding 30S ribosomal protein S11, whose translation MAEKKEERAKKKFKRKKKTAKTVKSGRAYIKATYNNTIVTLTDLTGNVLAWASAGMAGFKGAKKSTPYAAQIITKIAVTAAREEFGLEEVNVFVKGVGTGRESAVRALNANGLNITAIKDITPVPHNGCRPKKPRRV comes from the coding sequence TTGGCGGAAAAAAAAGAGGAAAGAGCCAAGAAAAAATTCAAGAGAAAGAAAAAAACCGCCAAAACCGTAAAATCCGGACGGGCTTACATTAAGGCCACTTACAATAATACGATTGTAACCCTCACGGATTTGACGGGGAATGTTTTGGCTTGGGCCAGCGCCGGCATGGCCGGTTTTAAGGGGGCAAAAAAATCAACTCCTTATGCCGCCCAAATTATAACTAAAATTGCCGTAACGGCGGCCAGGGAAGAATTTGGTTTGGAAGAAGTAAATGTTTTTGTTAAGGGCGTGGGCACGGGCAGGGAATCGGCCGTCAGAGCCCTAAACGCCAACGGTTTAAATATTACCGCGATTAAAGATATAACCCCGGTTCCTCATAACGGATGCCGGCCCAAAAAGCCAAGAAGAGTGTAA